In one Corallococcus sp. EGB genomic region, the following are encoded:
- a CDS encoding OmpP1/FadL family transporter: MKKTLSLVAILAAGTSQAAGFQVDTHSARATGAGGAATAWLEDSSSIYYNVANMVGVKKLDITLGDTGILPSINFQRPGMEQEGQRTTLSPPPHLFVVYKPFEKAAFGVGVYTPYGARSRWEEGFSGRFRGYESALATYYINPSFAYELHPRFRFGAGLDIARATIELTRGLDFVNSEGSIHLGGADWGSGFNVGVQAKLLDNLDLGLHYRSAIDIAFQGKADFQNIPVEFQSRLTDQKAHADVTLPSTVTAGLAYRPLSNLLLAFDASWVDWSSFSELAIHFENPSIDNPLPKRWHAKWKYSLGGEYGVTDALQVRLGFTYDPSPSPNSTLTPDLPDANRIKVSAGVGYEFKPFRADLGYQFVALANKESTAPGMPGTYSGSAHVLGLTLGFNLQ, encoded by the coding sequence ATGAAAAAGACACTCTCCCTCGTGGCGATCCTGGCGGCCGGTACGAGCCAGGCCGCGGGCTTCCAGGTCGACACCCACAGCGCTCGCGCCACCGGCGCGGGCGGCGCCGCCACGGCGTGGCTGGAGGACTCGTCCTCCATCTATTACAACGTGGCGAACATGGTCGGCGTGAAGAAGCTCGACATCACGCTCGGCGACACGGGCATCCTGCCCAGCATCAACTTCCAGCGGCCGGGCATGGAGCAGGAGGGGCAGCGCACCACGCTGTCTCCGCCTCCGCACCTGTTCGTGGTCTACAAGCCGTTCGAGAAGGCGGCGTTCGGCGTGGGCGTGTACACGCCCTACGGCGCGCGCAGCCGCTGGGAGGAGGGCTTCAGCGGCCGCTTCCGCGGCTACGAGTCCGCGCTGGCGACGTACTACATCAACCCGTCGTTCGCGTATGAGCTGCACCCGCGCTTCCGCTTCGGCGCGGGTCTGGACATCGCCCGGGCCACCATCGAGCTGACGCGCGGCCTGGACTTCGTGAACAGCGAGGGCTCCATCCACCTGGGTGGCGCGGACTGGGGCTCCGGCTTCAACGTGGGCGTGCAGGCCAAGCTGCTGGACAACCTGGACCTGGGCCTCCACTACCGCAGCGCCATCGACATCGCGTTCCAGGGCAAGGCGGACTTCCAGAACATCCCGGTGGAGTTCCAGAGCCGGCTGACGGACCAGAAGGCGCACGCGGACGTCACCCTGCCGTCCACCGTGACGGCGGGCCTGGCGTACCGCCCGCTGTCGAACCTGCTGCTGGCGTTCGACGCGAGCTGGGTGGACTGGTCCTCCTTCTCGGAGCTGGCCATCCACTTCGAGAACCCGTCCATCGACAACCCGCTGCCCAAGCGCTGGCACGCGAAGTGGAAGTACTCGCTGGGCGGTGAGTACGGCGTGACGGACGCGCTGCAGGTGCGCCTGGGCTTCACGTACGACCCGTCCCCCAGCCCCAACAGCACGCTGACGCCGGACCTGCCGGACGCCAACCGCATCAAGGTGTCCGCGGGCGTGGGCTACGAGTTCAAGCCGTTCCGCGCGGACCTGGGCTACCAGTTCGTCGCGCTGGCGAACAAGGAGAGCACGGCGCCGGGCATGCCCGGCACGTACTCCGGCTCCGCGCACGTGCTGGGCCTGACGTTGGGCTTCAACCTGCAGTAG
- a CDS encoding CBS domain-containing protein, whose product MCRSPEFQNLISRAITLFPEDTVLGALQQMYRHGVHVLPVVEGRGGDLLGEVTEDELHRVARRRPLARLAEILTVKALAAPEETTAEAAAPLRLAASSGWLH is encoded by the coding sequence ATGTGCCGCAGCCCTGAGTTCCAGAACCTCATCTCCCGCGCCATCACCCTGTTCCCGGAGGACACCGTCCTGGGAGCGCTCCAGCAGATGTACCGCCACGGCGTGCACGTGCTGCCCGTGGTGGAGGGGCGCGGCGGCGACCTGTTGGGCGAGGTGACCGAGGACGAGCTGCACCGCGTGGCCCGCCGCCGCCCGCTGGCGCGGCTGGCTGAAATTCTGACGGTCAAGGCGCTGGCGGCGCCGGAAGAAACGACCGCGGAGGCCGCGGCTCCGCTGCGGCTGGCCGCCTCCAGCGGCTGGCTGCACTGA
- a CDS encoding YecA family protein, translating into MSPSKPGRNDPCPCGSGKKYKACHAAEDRAKAAQPPPSAPANPLKQDLEAAMALLGDADVSRLSQALEHLSVLLQAAGPQPGLRYDDKAFSDHVGQALAKLAAQEGLDAMAARDSLRVGVVRELGGRHFQEKLGAALLAQAAKGGRTPEERRALSVGALLATAAKKTGKVRPEDNPVLDVVFDVQFREWSQKHAEVVRKYEALMEGMAPESLTPEAAEALRRAETGELDALVKHVQADPALVERISREAKERAQRVETKLRDPATPSVFSPEEELWLTVTLWEPLRAMKTQPKDPEARRQVIAALLRAVKGAVDADFLEGMLERMRAGAKDPAADEPTREWLTDAAIAFEAEPARLVLAALLTARQEARGRSAEELVALADLKALPAWTPEQLEPYRQLLEKEGRASGADRVRRAQDWLREHPVRLDAEA; encoded by the coding sequence GTGAGCCCTTCCAAGCCCGGCCGCAACGACCCGTGCCCCTGTGGCAGCGGGAAGAAGTACAAGGCCTGTCACGCCGCCGAGGACCGCGCGAAAGCCGCGCAGCCTCCTCCCTCCGCCCCCGCGAACCCGCTGAAGCAGGACCTGGAGGCCGCCATGGCGCTCCTGGGTGACGCGGACGTGTCCCGCCTGTCGCAGGCGCTGGAGCACCTGAGCGTGCTGCTCCAGGCCGCCGGTCCCCAGCCGGGGCTGCGCTACGACGACAAGGCCTTCAGCGACCACGTGGGCCAGGCGCTCGCGAAGCTGGCCGCGCAGGAGGGCCTGGACGCGATGGCCGCCCGAGACAGCCTGCGCGTGGGCGTGGTGCGCGAGCTGGGCGGGCGCCACTTCCAGGAGAAGCTGGGCGCGGCGCTGCTCGCGCAGGCGGCGAAGGGCGGGCGCACGCCGGAGGAGCGGCGGGCGCTGAGCGTGGGCGCGCTGCTGGCCACGGCGGCGAAGAAGACGGGCAAGGTGCGGCCGGAGGACAACCCGGTGCTGGACGTCGTCTTCGACGTGCAGTTCCGCGAGTGGAGCCAGAAGCACGCGGAGGTGGTGCGCAAGTACGAGGCCCTGATGGAAGGCATGGCGCCGGAGTCCCTCACGCCCGAGGCCGCGGAGGCCCTGCGGAGGGCGGAGACCGGTGAGCTGGACGCGCTGGTGAAGCACGTGCAGGCGGACCCCGCGCTGGTGGAGCGCATCTCGCGCGAGGCGAAGGAGCGCGCGCAGCGGGTGGAGACGAAGCTGCGCGACCCCGCGACGCCGTCCGTCTTCTCTCCGGAAGAGGAGCTGTGGCTCACCGTCACGCTGTGGGAGCCCCTGCGCGCGATGAAGACGCAGCCCAAGGACCCGGAGGCCCGGCGGCAGGTCATCGCCGCGCTCCTGCGCGCGGTGAAGGGCGCGGTGGACGCGGACTTCCTCGAAGGCATGCTGGAGCGCATGCGCGCGGGCGCGAAGGACCCGGCGGCGGACGAGCCCACGCGCGAGTGGCTCACCGACGCGGCCATCGCCTTCGAGGCGGAGCCCGCGCGGCTGGTGCTGGCGGCGCTGCTCACCGCGCGGCAGGAGGCGCGGGGGCGGAGCGCGGAGGAGCTGGTGGCGCTCGCGGACCTGAAGGCGCTGCCCGCGTGGACGCCGGAGCAGCTGGAGCCCTACCGGCAGCTCCTGGAGAAGGAGGGCCGCGCGTCCGGCGCCGACCGCGTCCGCCGCGCGCAGGACTGGCTGCGCGAGCACCCCGTGCGGCTGGACGCGGAGGCCTGA
- a CDS encoding cyclic nucleotide-binding domain-containing protein has translation MKGSLEEAVRAYEAMGAGQRERVLEEALVVPTATRTQLVEVLRQARDFAGAARLLEADGDDRGAAPLYEQAGAPLLAAEAWLRVGEQARAAAAFERAGSLEQALSLYQALGARESLAHLLGRMHRPLEAARTFRMLGNAHAELEMLRAVPVDDPQRPEAVLRMCELLDAEGATWRALVLLADGIKHASGAGLLLLQAEQARLLQHLGLASAPEGAAAAEKAPPVVDGYGYLKAIPIFDGLSLEDMRDLYRLARPVLVPAGTTVLEKGARGMGLVVLLEGMVSVSTGPGPDARQLNMLGPGAFLGEISLILDGPVSAHVRAHTVVRALRVTRADFQYFLETHEAAALRIYRLFTQSLAERVRDLSS, from the coding sequence ATGAAGGGTTCGTTGGAGGAGGCGGTGCGCGCCTACGAGGCGATGGGGGCGGGGCAGCGCGAGCGGGTCCTGGAGGAGGCGTTGGTGGTGCCCACCGCCACGCGCACCCAGCTGGTGGAGGTGCTGCGGCAGGCGCGCGACTTCGCGGGCGCGGCGCGGCTGTTGGAGGCGGACGGAGACGACCGGGGCGCGGCGCCGCTGTACGAACAGGCGGGCGCGCCGCTGCTGGCGGCGGAGGCGTGGCTGCGGGTGGGGGAGCAGGCCCGCGCGGCGGCCGCCTTCGAGCGGGCCGGCTCGCTGGAGCAGGCGCTGTCGCTGTACCAGGCGCTGGGCGCGCGCGAGTCTCTGGCGCACCTGCTGGGCCGCATGCACCGGCCCCTGGAGGCGGCGAGGACGTTCCGGATGCTGGGCAACGCGCACGCGGAGCTGGAGATGCTGCGCGCGGTGCCCGTGGACGACCCGCAGCGGCCGGAGGCCGTGCTGCGCATGTGCGAGCTGCTGGACGCGGAGGGCGCCACGTGGCGCGCGCTGGTGCTGCTGGCGGACGGCATCAAGCACGCGTCCGGAGCGGGGCTGCTCCTGCTCCAGGCGGAGCAGGCGCGGCTGCTCCAGCACCTGGGGCTCGCGTCGGCGCCGGAGGGCGCGGCCGCGGCGGAGAAGGCCCCGCCGGTGGTGGATGGCTATGGCTATCTGAAAGCCATTCCCATCTTCGATGGTCTGTCTTTGGAGGACATGCGCGACCTCTACCGTCTGGCCCGGCCCGTCCTGGTGCCGGCGGGCACGACGGTGCTGGAGAAGGGCGCCAGGGGCATGGGGCTGGTGGTGCTGCTGGAGGGCATGGTGAGCGTGTCCACCGGCCCGGGGCCGGACGCGCGCCAGCTCAACATGCTGGGGCCGGGCGCGTTCCTGGGAGAGATTTCGCTCATCCTCGACGGCCCGGTGTCCGCGCATGTGCGCGCGCACACGGTGGTGCGCGCGCTGCGGGTCACGCGGGCGGACTTCCAATACTTCCTGGAGACGCACGAGGCCGCGGCCCTGCGCATCTACCGCCTCTTCACCCAGAGCCTGGCGGAGCGGGTGCGCGATTTGAGCAGCTGA
- a CDS encoding cyclic nucleotide-binding domain-containing protein → MAHPPHARSLKSQAAALAAEGKMDAALAGYQAALRDEPEDAELHQRVAELLEWLGRAPEAARAYDDAALGWTRAGALLRAVAAAVLSRRARPQTVRALAERFAQPPGALAPTFAWVPDGKDAGVPVLSAVGRDAFEALVGALEVRAFWPGQRVVEEGQPGDSMFALVEGRAEVARRVEGNARQVVATLGPGDFFGEVALVSEGPRLASVEVRERSVLLEFKRSSLARVSAAHPEVDAAVHAFYQRRLVENLLRTSPLFTNLSPALKQAMSREFDLRAVPAGQVLLTQGQPGDAFYLLLRGQCQLSLEQPGRIVLLPELREGDVFGEISLLLGKPVSATVRTKTPCVVLRLERAAFERHVVSQPGLKGQLMRMGTERLQQTAKALFV, encoded by the coding sequence ATGGCGCACCCTCCACACGCGCGGTCCCTGAAGTCCCAGGCGGCGGCGCTCGCCGCCGAAGGGAAGATGGACGCGGCGCTGGCCGGCTACCAGGCCGCCCTGCGCGATGAGCCGGAGGACGCGGAGCTCCACCAGCGCGTCGCGGAGCTGCTGGAGTGGCTGGGGCGAGCCCCCGAGGCCGCCCGCGCCTACGACGACGCGGCGCTCGGCTGGACCCGCGCGGGTGCGCTCCTGCGCGCGGTGGCCGCCGCGGTGCTGTCGCGGCGCGCGAGGCCCCAGACGGTGCGCGCCCTGGCGGAGCGCTTCGCCCAGCCTCCCGGCGCCCTGGCCCCCACCTTCGCCTGGGTGCCGGACGGCAAGGACGCGGGCGTGCCCGTCCTGTCCGCCGTGGGACGCGACGCCTTCGAGGCGCTCGTGGGGGCGCTGGAGGTGCGCGCCTTCTGGCCGGGCCAGCGCGTGGTGGAGGAGGGCCAGCCGGGCGACTCCATGTTCGCGCTGGTGGAGGGCCGCGCGGAGGTGGCGCGCCGGGTGGAGGGCAACGCGCGCCAGGTCGTCGCCACGCTGGGGCCGGGGGACTTCTTCGGCGAGGTGGCGCTGGTGTCGGAGGGGCCCCGGCTCGCCAGCGTGGAGGTGCGCGAGCGCTCCGTGCTGCTGGAGTTCAAGCGCTCCTCCCTCGCCCGCGTGAGCGCGGCGCACCCGGAGGTGGACGCGGCGGTGCACGCCTTCTACCAGCGCCGGCTGGTGGAGAACCTGCTGCGCACCAGCCCCCTGTTCACCAACCTGTCGCCCGCGCTGAAGCAGGCCATGTCGCGCGAGTTCGACCTGCGCGCCGTGCCCGCGGGACAGGTGCTCCTCACGCAGGGCCAGCCGGGCGACGCCTTCTACCTGCTCCTGCGCGGCCAGTGTCAGCTGTCGCTGGAGCAGCCGGGCCGCATCGTGCTGCTGCCGGAGCTGCGCGAGGGCGACGTGTTCGGTGAAATCTCGCTGCTGCTCGGCAAGCCCGTCTCCGCGACGGTGCGCACGAAGACGCCTTGCGTGGTGCTGCGCCTGGAGCGCGCCGCCTTCGAGCGGCACGTCGTCAGCCAGCCCGGCCTCAAGGGCCAGCTCATGCGCATGGGCACGGAGCGCCTCCAGCAGACCGCGAAGGCGCTCTTCGTCTAA
- a CDS encoding NTP transferase domain-containing protein, translating to MKAVAIILAAGKPGRMSHPKALIEHEGGKSFLQSLASTFGKAGGGMSVLGVVGSDEVAVREQHPSLELVTSRDWEKSLMASVKAGLEAALADDPDVVLLHPVDMPAVRATTLKTLLKAVGESGTVLRPEFEGAPGWPLILTADMARKLHDAEGDKLEEAVRALSPRQLAVKDPGVVVNINTPEVYERLFGGPPKLAPPPKRRMKRANAANGAGAESAPASYAAAPSEE from the coding sequence ATGAAGGCAGTGGCGATCATCCTGGCGGCGGGCAAGCCCGGGCGGATGTCCCACCCCAAGGCGCTCATCGAGCACGAGGGGGGCAAGAGCTTCCTTCAGTCGCTGGCGTCCACCTTCGGCAAGGCAGGGGGAGGGATGAGCGTGCTGGGCGTGGTGGGCAGCGACGAGGTCGCGGTGCGCGAGCAGCACCCGAGCCTGGAGCTGGTGACGAGCAGGGACTGGGAGAAGAGCTTGATGGCGTCCGTGAAGGCGGGGCTGGAGGCGGCCCTGGCGGACGACCCGGACGTGGTGCTGCTGCATCCGGTGGACATGCCGGCGGTGCGCGCCACCACCCTCAAGACGCTGCTCAAGGCCGTGGGGGAGTCCGGCACGGTGCTCCGTCCGGAGTTCGAGGGCGCCCCGGGCTGGCCGCTGATTCTCACGGCGGACATGGCGCGCAAGCTTCACGACGCGGAGGGCGACAAGCTGGAGGAGGCCGTGCGGGCGCTCTCTCCGCGCCAGCTGGCCGTCAAGGATCCGGGGGTCGTCGTGAACATCAACACGCCGGAGGTCTACGAGCGGCTCTTTGGCGGCCCCCCGAAGCTGGCCCCGCCGCCCAAGCGGCGCATGAAGCGCGCGAACGCGGCCAACGGCGCAGGCGCGGAGTCCGCTCCGGCCTCCTACGCGGCGGCGCCGTCGGAGGAGTAG